The Deltaproteobacteria bacterium genome includes a window with the following:
- a CDS encoding cytochrome c3 family protein: MALVLAITRGAAAALAPEVEGCLNCHREQTLELTLPSGESRSLFVDSQRFAGSIHGDKLSCGDCHTDIEEFPHPERTFKNVREFALAYYESCKRCHFDNYTKSLDSVHYTFLSKGDQRAPLCVDCHGAHDVASPRLPKTRISTTCARCHEQVYQRYAESVHGKALLKGANGDVPVCTDCHRSHDIEDPRTASFRLRSPEICARCHTDETVMKKYGLSTGVIQSYLTDFHGMTASFYKQEQGTPEALTAVCTDCHGVHDILAVQDPRSSVMQANVAKVCQKCHPGATESFPAAWLSHYEPSPDKAPLVYYVKLFYQIFIPFVVLGLVLQILLHLWRVVVSR, encoded by the coding sequence ATGGCGCTGGTGCTGGCCATAACCCGCGGGGCTGCGGCCGCGCTCGCGCCGGAGGTGGAAGGCTGCCTGAATTGCCACCGCGAGCAGACGCTGGAGCTGACGCTGCCAAGCGGCGAGAGCCGCTCCCTGTTCGTCGACAGCCAACGCTTCGCCGGGTCCATCCACGGCGACAAGCTCAGCTGCGGCGACTGCCACACCGACATCGAGGAGTTCCCGCACCCCGAACGCACGTTCAAGAACGTGCGTGAGTTTGCCCTGGCGTACTACGAAAGCTGCAAGCGTTGCCATTTCGATAATTACACCAAGAGCCTCGACAGCGTGCACTACACCTTCCTGTCGAAGGGTGACCAGCGGGCGCCGCTGTGCGTCGATTGTCACGGCGCCCACGACGTCGCCAGCCCGCGCCTGCCCAAGACGCGGATTTCCACCACCTGCGCCCGCTGTCACGAGCAGGTCTATCAGCGTTACGCCGAGAGCGTGCACGGCAAGGCGCTGCTCAAAGGGGCCAACGGCGACGTCCCGGTTTGCACCGATTGCCACCGCTCCCACGACATCGAAGACCCTAGAACCGCCTCCTTCCGCTTGCGCAGCCCCGAGATCTGCGCCCGCTGCCACACCGATGAGACGGTGATGAAGAAGTACGGCCTCTCCACCGGCGTGATCCAGTCCTACCTGACGGATTTTCACGGCATGACGGCGTCGTTCTACAAACAAGAGCAGGGCACGCCCGAGGCTTTGACTGCGGTTTGCACCGATTGTCACGGTGTGCACGATATCCTGGCAGTGCAGGACCCGCGGTCTTCGGTGATGCAGGCGAACGTGGCCAAGGTCTGTCAGAAGTGCCACCCGGGAGCCACCGAGAGTTTCCCGGCGGCGTGGCTGTCGCACTACGAGCCCAGCCCCGATAAGGCGCCGCTGGTCTACTACGTCAAGTTATTCTACCAGATCTTCATTCCATTCGTCGTGCTCGGGCTGGTGCTGCAGATTCTGCTCCACCTCTGGCGGGTGGTGGTGAGCCGATGA
- a CDS encoding cytochrome b/b6 domain-containing protein: MSRRGAKPTSAAKLARAPHATRFSVKQRIEHFVIMLLFILLALTGLPQEFFEAGWAQWLISRLGGIDRVRWLHRVAGILFTAGAAEHLGVIIFLALSKRIEPSMIPTKKDFTDAVVTLGHYLGLSEHEARFDRYDYRQKFEYWGLIFGGAIMVVTGLILYFPTLVTRVLPGELIPAAKVAHGSEGLLAFLIVIIWHIYNAHLSPEVFPFDASIFTGKIEVERMKRDHPLEYARLVASGKVAALEQEASAEPPGTDDDRQSP, encoded by the coding sequence ATGAGCCGGCGTGGAGCCAAGCCAACCTCTGCGGCGAAACTGGCGCGGGCGCCGCACGCGACTCGGTTCAGCGTCAAGCAGCGAATCGAGCACTTCGTGATCATGCTGCTGTTCATCCTGCTGGCGCTGACCGGCCTGCCGCAGGAGTTCTTCGAGGCCGGCTGGGCGCAGTGGCTGATCAGCCGGCTCGGCGGCATCGATCGGGTGCGCTGGCTGCACCGGGTCGCCGGCATCCTCTTCACCGCCGGCGCCGCCGAGCACTTGGGCGTCATCATCTTCCTGGCGCTCTCCAAGCGGATCGAGCCCAGCATGATCCCGACGAAGAAGGACTTCACCGACGCGGTCGTCACTTTGGGGCACTACCTCGGTCTCTCGGAACACGAGGCCCGATTCGATCGCTACGACTATCGCCAGAAGTTCGAATACTGGGGGCTGATTTTCGGCGGAGCCATAATGGTGGTGACCGGCTTGATCTTGTATTTTCCGACCTTGGTCACGCGCGTGCTGCCGGGCGAGCTGATTCCCGCCGCCAAGGTGGCGCACGGCAGCGAGGGCCTGCTGGCGTTTCTGATCGTGATCATCTGGCACATCTACAACGCGCACTTGAGCCCCGAGGTGTTTCCGTTCGACGCCAGCATCTTTACCGGCAAGATCGAGGTCGAGCGCATGAAACGCGATCATCCGCTGGAATACGCGCGCTTGGTGGCGAGCGGTAAGGTGGCGGCGCTGGAGCAGGAAGCGAGCGCTGAGCCACCCGGCACAGACGATGACCGGCAATCGCCGTGA